The window CATAATAGCCACCAGCGCCGGCGCCAGGATGAGCTTTATGGCGCTCAGTATGCCGATATTCTTCATGTCCATTTTGAGGGCCGCCCCTTCAGCCATGGCACCCGTCGCCAGCAGCGCCAGGGGCGACGTCGAGTCCGAGATGAGCTCAAGGGGCAGCCGCACGAAGCCCGGCAGCGTGAGCCATGACAGAAGTATGCCCAGCAGGGCGGCCCAGATAACGGGGAGTTTATGTAGCTTTCCAGCTTCTACCGGCTCGTCGCTGTTCCTTTTCAGGAGGTATATGCCCAGGGTGAAGACGACGACCGTATAGAGCGTCGAAATGAAGGCGGCCATGTTCAGGGCGCCTTGACCCTGGACGATGACGTTGAGCGGGAACCCGATGTAGCCGGTGTTACCGTAGAACGCGCAGATGACGAATATTGCTGACATCTCCTTCGGGAGCTTAAGCATTTTAACCACAGCATACGCGACGATGATCACCAGCAGCATTGGGACTATGTTGAGGATATAAATGCCAGGGTCCAGCAGAATGCTCGTGCTCGTATCGTGTA of the Methanocella sp. genome contains:
- a CDS encoding AEC family transporter produces the protein MTSVLSVLIPIFGLILLGWFLKWLHLLNDWLVRLINDYVYYIGISVITFVSLHDTSTSILLDPGIYILNIVPMLLVIIVAYAVVKMLKLPKEMSAIFVICAFYGNTGYIGFPLNVIVQGQGALNMAAFISTLYTVVVFTLGIYLLKRNSDEPVEAGKLHKLPVIWAALLGILLSWLTLPGFVRLPLELISDSTSPLALLATGAMAEGAALKMDMKNIGILSAIKLILAPALVAIMGTLMGSTGVIYKTSLLEAATPVAVTNSVLASQFKMKEEFASHAVIISTALFAITLTIILLFF